The region ACTGTTTCGTAGTCAAGTTAGTCTATTATCGATATATGATAATACATGTTTATGTGTACATGTGCTTGTGTATGTATGTATTTGTGCAACTATAatcatattttctcatcattcctcctcctcttttttttttttttttgagaatttgcATGTTAAAAGATACAAGCTTACCGTGGTAGCTTCGATGCCAAATATGGCAGTGTGATTGTAAATGTTGTTGAATGCTGAAAACAATTGAATTTTGTGATGTCGATTCAAGACACATTGATCTGCTCATCAtatcaaacaaatacaattatgccaaaataataataaaaaaatcaaatattataacatTAGAATAAAGTACATTCCATGATAACAGACCTCGCAACTCAAGAATGTGAATCCAAGAACTACAAGCATAATGACCAATAAATGTGGGTGTTCATAGCACAATGAAGAAATGGTAACACGTTCTTGTATCTATGTATATATTTAGGATCAATTCATAGGTCCATTACAGATCAGGCATAGGCATCGAACTTACATAACCTTGAATACATTCCTTTCCCAGGGCCACCAGCTGAGAATGATCCACCACCTCCCATTAGAACCTAAAGTATGATTAAACATATGACTTAATTGTTTCCATCAAATCATATTTGATAAGGCTTAAAAAGAAACCACATGAAAATTCATGATGCGGGTAGAAATAACCTACCATAATTCAACTACATAGAGTTAAtacaaaaaacacataaatcaaattttaaaaacctgAAGAACTGTCAAGGTAATAGCCTCCTTCACATCATGCCAGCCACCTTTTAGTCCAAATGCAAGAGCAAAATGGGTTTTCTGGTCCTATGATCGAGAGTCAGTGTTGAGAACTCCTATGAGATGCTTAGAAAATAGTACAAAAAACTTTTGTTCTTCAGAAACATCTTAATACATACCCCTGAATCAGCTTGGCAACGAAAATCACCTCCAGTATAAAGAGATTCTGGCTCTCCAGGACTCTTTTTATCAGGCAGGTCAGATAAAAGGGGCTCTGCAATGGCTACCAATTCCTCATGTTCAACACCAGAAGCTGCAAGCACCATTCGAGGAGCAGTATAATTTTCCTGGAAAACtcaaagaaaacttcaacttAGGAATGCAAGACTCATTGAAACAAAGCAATAATCTCACTTAAAAATCATgatgatagaaaagaaaattttcactTGTACATACAACTACAAATTCCTCCAAGAGTGAACCATTCAATCTATCTATTGAAGATTCTGGGGCTAAAAGAGGATTAGCCAAACCACCAGAAAAACCAGCAGAGTGAATCGCCTCTAAAAGCACACCTTGAGGATTCTTTGAAGCTTCACTGATCTCAGCTTTCACCTTCTGAAGCTGCATGAGGCAGAATATCGCATGTATAAGCACCACCTATCTGCAATTTCATAAAGAAGAGTGGCAGATGCATAATGGCACCACAATGTTGATTTACCTGTTCATTGACCTCCCAATCAAGGAAGACAGGGTTCCTCACACAATCGATAAGTAGCTCAACCATCTCTGGAAGATAAGTCTTCAGAGCATCATATGTGTATCCCATCTGCTCCCGAGATGCTGAGGATTGCACAGCGCCCCCAATTGCTTCCACTTCTCGTACAACTCGCAAGTGGCTGCGGTTTCTTGTGCTTTTGAATGCCATTCGTTCCAGCAAGTGAGTGGCCCCAAATGTTGCTGGTGACTCATACACTGAGCCACAATCAACATATAACCCTATTGACGCCACAGGGCTCTGGTATACAAGGGAATTAACTGATAAACAATAAgctaaaaacaactaaaaaaacagacctgcaagaaaagagaaatgaaaaggaTACAAGCATAAATACCGGTGATGTTTCAGATGCAATTCGCAAGCCATTACCAAGTGTTGTAATCTTAGTTACCCCGGGTTCAACATAATCAGGCAAAGTGGAAGGGAGTTCAACTCCTTGAAGTGGAAAGTCTAGAGGTGACAAAGACTTGGACTTTCCCCCAGTAAGCCAGCTGAATAAACCACTGGAAGAGGACGATTGCAAGGCTGCTGCAGCACTCGAACTTGCAAATCTTGTAGGATATCTACGGCCGCCCTAATCACACGAAAGTATCTCTCTTGGTCACATTAGGCCCATCAACCCAAGGGGTGGCATCCCGGTAAAATAACAAGCAGAGAGCTCAGCCACGCCAAATTACGATTGCATGTTAAATGGGTTTTCAGTAaagacttaaaaaaatcatatcttttaatgaaattttctcAGAAACCAGGCAGAAAAGGTCTGTGAATAGATCTGgggcataaaaaaaatcatagcagATTTAAGAAACAGAGATTTAGGAGACGAAACTGACCTTGAGAGCACTGAGACGCGAAACTGCAGTTCTGTACATGATGATGCCTTACTACTGATTTGATGATGATAGCTGCTATCAGAGATCAAACCCAGattgattatatttgtttgctttgattatatatttatttaaaaaataaataaacaaaagaaaactttAATGTATTTGTATTCGTCactctagaaaaataataaaatatttttgtgtttgctaAAAAAGTTTCGAATTTCCCTATCGGatatttattgatgttttaaaattatttctattaagaaaattatgaaactcttttacaaaaatagaaataaatatccatctttaagatttaaaataatagatGATAAAAGTAATTAGTTTGACAATACAAAAAAACTCTCCAAATGTGtgatcaagaataaaaaaaatacttgtaagtgtcatattttttaaaatatgttttatatattaaaataattatttttattttttaaaatttaatttttaatttacgagaacaaatcaaaaatataaataattttaaacaagaattttttttaaaaaaaatactgtttgaaatacaatttcaaatagcttctaattctttttttaaaaaataatttttagaacaCATCATTTACattaactttaatatatttaaaaaatctaataaattatCTTGAACATTAATCAAACTAAATATATTCATTACAAATACATGATTAATATTGTTGGACTTCTATTTTATAGAATACGAGAAATAGAAAACatgggttttaaaaaaatgataaatagtaaacgtgtttttttatataattatttattaatttctacaaaaatgaaaaattctcCACGATTAAATTGGAGTTATTGACCTTGGAAAATAAATGTCCTCACTTgtatagataaaataaattcacacTGGTTAATtaacaatgaaataaaataacaaatcacaGATTATTTGGAacctttatataaattaaaacggaaaagaaaagacaattaTGCTCTAACGAAGAAATTAGGTTTCCAAGATTGAATATTTTTGCTTGAGCGAAAAAAGAAGACTAAAAAAGGTTGACTACAAAGTTGGTTCTCGTGGATGAATAGTAACATACTGGAACTGGTTAATGATCGCATAAGCAGAGAAATGTATAATGAACAAAAGAACATGGAAAAAGGATAGTGATGTTGATCGAGCCATGATCGAGAACGCAGAGAGGAACCTTAACCGTCAACTTGTCAAAAGGAAGGCTGTTCACGAAAGTGCTTATAAGCAGCTGGCTAATATTACATACAGAGGCAATGGATGCCGGCAAGAGATTTTGCCGgagattacaaaaatttaaaggTGTGCCGGCGAATGATCGATAAAACGATCGATTGACAGCATTTTAACATCCAAAAGTGATGATTGATGATCGATCAATTGTAAGTTAGTTGCCCTGTGCAAAGAGAAAACTCTAAGTGATCGATCAACGTGCTGGAGGTTGTTGATAATATAGAACAAATTAAGAATGCAtggactagtttttttttaatcggatAACGCACAAGGTTAAAGagaataaacaatacaaaagcACAAATGAATCTCCTTATCACCGGTAAGTAAACTGTAGAAACAGGCTAGAGGTAGTCAAAAAAAGGATCGGAGGGCCATAGAGGGGAAGCTATAGATTTAATTTAACACAAGTGCAAGCCAGAGGAGGCAAATGCATGAAATATAAAAAGGCAACAAATTAAATCTCGTACTGATAAAGAAGTGGCAGCGATGAAAAGCAAAGATAAAGAATTTGATCCATGGTTATTAATGAGGGGATGCTAGGAAGAGAGAGTTCAGAATCAAAAGTGACCAAGAGGTCATAGCGTAGGAAGTCACCTGTGGAGGGGAATGCGACGTGATCCGCTAGCTGTCGCTTCGCAGCATGGTTCTGTTAGGTTGTCATCTGCAGGTGAGGTATTTTGCTCTGGGTCATTTTCATCTCCTGCAAATGGTACTTGCATGTGGAAGATGGCTGCAGTTCTGAGAAAAATACATGGTTACTATATAAGTTTGAAGAGGTGCTATAGAAAAAAGCTCAATTAACCAAACGCATGGCAGCTTGAATTTCAGCTGCAACATGCAGCCATGTTTGAGAAGGCAGAGAATTAATAAGCAgaagaacaacaacaaacaaCGACCAGGTGAAAAAATGGCAGAGAATTAtccaaaccaaaaaagaaaatgatgcagACCTAAAAGAGAACGTCCAATCCAACTGAGAAAGCAGCAGCTCTCCCAACACTGCTAAAGGGCAAAGGGCCTAAGCAATTGGGTTTTTCATTTAATGCACGATTATGATTACACGCCATTTTCTCTAAGCCAAGACCAGCAACACAACAGAGCCCGGTGCAGCCAGAAACAAACCATCAGCCGCTTGCAGCAGGAAGCCGACATCAGAGAAGCCGAAGCAAGTGAAGAGAAATCTAGAAGCAAAGAAGCCCATTGCAGCTAAAACACATCCACACACAGCCGAGAAGACGAAGAGGTAAGACCAAGCCTGCATACCAGCAGGCAGGCTTGACTCACAGCAGCAAAATGTGTGCTCTCCAATGTTTCTTTTCCTAGCCATGTCTCCAAGAAAGAAGGAAACGAAAACCCGAAACAACCCTACGTAATCTGCTCTCAATCACTCAATGCCCAAGAACAATTTCGCCAGCACTACCTTTGTAAATCCTGGTCAAAATTTTATTGgataattgaattattaaaattactaatcaaa is a window of Populus nigra chromosome 10, ddPopNigr1.1, whole genome shotgun sequence DNA encoding:
- the LOC133705721 gene encoding mitochondrial-processing peptidase subunit alpha-like, which translates into the protein MYRTAVSRLSALKGGRRYPTRFASSSAAAALQSSSSSGLFSWLTGGKSKSLSPLDFPLQGVELPSTLPDYVEPGVTKITTLGNGLRIASETSPSPVASIGLYVDCGSVYESPATFGATHLLERMAFKSTRNRSHLRVVREVEAIGGAVQSSASREQMGYTYDALKTYLPEMVELLIDCVRNPVFLDWEVNEQLQKVKAEISEASKNPQGVLLEAIHSAGFSGGLANPLLAPESSIDRLNGSLLEEFVVENYTAPRMVLAASGVEHEELVAIAEPLLSDLPDKKSPGEPESLYTGGDFRCQADSGDQKTHFALAFGLKGGWHDVKEAITLTVLQVLMGGGGSFSAGGPGKGMYSRLYQCVLNRHHKIQLFSAFNNIYNHTAIFGIEATTDADFASSAIELAVRELTEVASSGAVDPVQLQRAKQSTKSAILMNLESRMVVSEDIGRQILTYNKRKPLEDFLKAVDEVTSQDITEISQKLVSSPLTMASYGEVINIPTYDAVSSMFKSK